GAGTCTGCGGGTGGGTTGGAATCCTGCTGCGGAGCTAGTCGTCAGGCGGCAAATATAGGGCTTGAAGTGCGAGTATTGCGCATGCCTACATCTATGACGCGTTGCTGGAAGTCCTGATCGAGCGAGGAGAGTTCGTGGCAAAGAGAACGTTCATATACGAGCATCTGTTCATAGGCGGAGTCTGGACGCCGCCGGAAGGGTGCTCGTCGATCGACGTGGTGGACCCGCACTCCGGCGATGTGGTGGGACGCGTACCGCACGCGACGCGAGCCGACGTGGACAAGGCCGTCGCTGCCGCGCGCCGTGAGTTCGACTCCGGTACGTGGCCGCGGCTGCCGTTGCGGGAGCGGCTGTCCGTCCTCGATCGCCTCGGCGAACTTCTGAAATCCCGCGTACCCGAATTCGCCGAACTCATCAGCCGGGAGAACGGCTCGCCGATCAGTTGGAGCGGACCCGCGCAGGCGACGCTACCCGCGGCTGTATACGGCCTGACAGCGCAGGTGGCACGGTCGTTTCCGTTCGAGCAACGGCGACCAGGCACACGGTGCGAGGTCGTGGTGCGCCGAGAGCCGGTGGGTGTGGTCGCCGCGGTCGTGCCGTGGAACGCACCGGCTTTCGTGACCTCTCTGAAACTCGCTCCGGCTCTCGCTGCCGGTTGCACGGTTGTGCTCAAACCGTCGCCGGAGACGCCGTTGGATGCCAATCTGCTCGCGGAGGTCGCGGTCGAGGCCGGGCTGCCGCCCGGTGTTCTGAGCGTGCTGCCCGCCGACCGCGAGGTCAGCGAATATCTGGTCTCGCACCCCGGTGTGGACAAGGTCTCGTTCACCGGATCCGTCGTTGCCGGAAAACGCGTCATGGAAGCCGCCGCGGGCAACCTGACCCGGGTCACACTCGAATTGGGGGGTAAGTCGGCTGCCGTCATCCTCGACGACGCCGATATGGATGCCGCGATCAGCACGATCACCCGGGCGTCATGGGCATTGAACAACGGCCAGGCATGCGTGGCGCTGACCCGGGTACTCGCGCCGGCTTCACGGTATGACGACATCGCCGCCCGATTGACCGATGCCGTAAACGCTTTGACGGTAGGTGATCCCCTGGACCCGGCTACTCAGGTCGGCCCCCTGGTGTCGCGGCGACAACAACGACGCAGTCTCGATTACATCGACATAGGCCGGAGCGAGGGGGCGGCCCTACTGGCCGGCGGAGCGGTTCCCGCGGGGCTGGAGCAGGGTTGTTATGTAGCGCCGACATTGTTCGGCGATGTCGACAATTCGATGCGGATCGCGCGGGACGAAATCTTCGGACCGATCGTCTGTCTGCTGCGCTACGACGGTGAAGACCAGGCCGTGCGGATCGCCAACGACTCCGAATTCGGCTTGTCCGGAGCCGTTTTCGCCGGGGAGGTCGAGCGCGGTATCGACATCGCGCGTCGGATTCGCACGGGAACGCTGACGGTGAACGGCTTCACCACCGAACTCACGGCGCCGTTCGGCGGCTTCAAGAATTCCGGGATCGGGCGCGAGATGGGCGACGAGGGACTGCGCTCCTTCCTCGAAGCGAAGACGATCGCCATCCAGTAACAGGCCGGCCATACCGGGTTTCGGTTTCGACGAATCTGAAGGATTATGTGATGAAGACCAAGGGTGCCCTCATACTCGGGCCCGGCCGCGATTGGGAGATCGCGGAATTCGACCTCGGTGATCCGATCGCCGGTGAAGTGCAGGTTCGCCTCGCGGCCGCCGGCCTGTGCCATTCCGATGACCATCTGCGTACCGGGGATCAGCCACCGCCGTTCTATCCGGTGCTCGGCGGACACGAAGGAGCAGGCATCGTCACAAAGGTTGGTGCGAATGTCACCGGGCTGCGTGAGGGCGACCACGTTGTACTCTCGTTCATCGCCGCGTGCGGCCGGTGTCGTGCCTGCGCACGGGGAAGACAACACCTGTGCGACCGTGGGGCTTCGATCGGCACCGGCCGATCCATCGCCGACGGCACCTATCGGGCCGCCACCCGCAGCGGTCACCCGATCCATCCGATGACGCTGCTCGGTGCGTTCGCTCCCTACGTCACCGTGCACCAGGACTCGGTGATCAAGATCGAAGACGACATCCCACTCGACCGTGCCGTCCTCGTTTCCTGCGGTGTCTGCACCGGGTGGGGATCCGCAGTCCATGCGGGCGGTACTCAGCCGGGCGATGCCGTGGTGGTTATCGGATGCGGTGGGATCGGCATGAACGCGATCCAAGGCGCCGCAATGGCGGGCGCGCGATTCGTCTTCGCGATCGACCCGGTCGCGTTCAAACGTGAGCAAGCTCTGAAATTCGGTGCGACACACGTCTTTTCCTCGCTCGATGAGGCGGCCTCGCATATCCAGGACCTGACCTGGGGTGCGCTGGCCGATGTCGTTGTCCTGGCCGTGGGCGTGCTCGAACCGGAGATGATTCAGTCCGCTCTGTCTGTCACGGCAAAGGGTGGCACCGTCGCGGTCACGGCGGTGGGGCCGGCCGGTGTCGATGCCGCGGCGATGAGCCTGATCCAGCTCACCGCGCTGGAGAAGCGTGTCCAAGGCGTGATGTTCGGTGGCGCGAGCCCCCGCGCGCAGGTGCCCAAACTGCTGAACCTCTATCGCAACGGCGCCCTGAAGCTCGATGAGCTGGTCACGCGCACCTACCGGCTGGAGGACATCACCGTCGGTTACCGGGACATGCTCGAAGGCCGAAATATCCGGGGCATCATCGAATTCACCGATTCGGACTACTGATGTCCGGCGCCGCGTGCGAGCGAGCGCCCCAGCGATGCGCGCCGGGCGCGTCGCCGATACCGAGAAGGGTTGAAAGTGAAGAATTCCAAGCAAGGTCCACTGTCCGGGATCACCGTGCTCGAACTCGGCGGCATCGGCCCCGGACCGTTCGCGGCAATGGTGCTGGCCGATATGGGTGCCACGGTCATTCGCGTGGTGCGCGATCGAGGGTGGAGCAGGCACCCCGTGCTGAACCGCGGCCGGATATCGGTCGAGATCGACCTCAAGAATCCGGACGGGGTCGCCGCGGTCGGTCGTATCGCCGAGCACTGTGACGTGATCATCGAGGGATTCCGTCCCGGAGTGGCGGAACGACTCGGGCTCGGTCCGGACGATCTTCTCGCGATCAATCCGCGCCTGGTGTACGGGCGAATGACGGGCTGGGGTCAGGACGGGCCGTGGGCGTGGGCACCCGGTCACGACATCAACTATTTATCGCTCACCGGTGGTCTGCACGCGATCGGCCCGAAGGACGGCGACCCGGTGCCGCCGCTGAACCTGGTGTCCGACTTCGGTGGTGGCGGAATGCTTTTGGCCTACGGCGTCGCCTGCGCCTTGATCAGTGCGGGCGTGACCGGTAAGGGGCAGGTGGTGGACGCCGCGATGGTGGACGGCACCTCGGTGTTGCTGGCGATGACCCATGGCTTCATGGCCGACGGCAGCTGGTGCGACGAGCGTGAATCGAACATGCTCGACGGTGCCGCACCCTTCTACCGCACGTACCGGTGCGCGGACGGCAAGCATATGGCCGTCGGATGCGTGGAGCCGCAGTTCTACCGCGAGCTGTTGCGGGTTCTCGATCTCGCCGGCGAACCGTTGTTCGACGCACAGCACGACAAGGAGCTGTGGTTCGAACAGGGCGAACGCATCGCGACCGTGTTCGCCACGAAGCCCCGTGGTGAGTGGGAGGTGATCTTCGCGGATACGCAAGCCTGTACGACGCCGGTACTTTCGTTGCGCGAAGCCGCACAGCATCCACATATGACGGCGCGCGGGACCCTCGCCGTGCACGACGGAATCGTTCAGCCGATGCCCGCTCCGCGTTTCAGCGAGACCCCGCCCGCGGCTCCGGCCCCCCAGTCCGGGGAACTCGCCGATATTGTCGCGACGTTGCGCGACATCGGATTGGCCGGTGATGAGGTCGCTTCGTTCTTCGCCGACGGTGTGCTCTGCGCACCCCCGGCAGCTCGATAGATTGTGACGAAGAAGTCCGCTCCGGCCATCGGCCGGAGCGGACTTTCTTGTGGAAGGGGGGCGACGACGTTGGTCAGACCGGCGGTGCGACGAAGTCGCATGGCGGTGTGGCGCTGGTGCTGGGGTCGAGGGCATTCAATACCAGCCGCAGCGAGATTTCGTCGTAGATCGCTCCGGTGTGCGTGGTGCCTGACTTGGGGCATACGTCCTGGGTGACGACGTTGGTCACGTTCGGTGCCGGTGGCAGTTGCGCCTCGGGCACGGTGATGACGAGGTCGCTGCGGGAGATGATTGTCGTGTAGTGCACCTGAGGCCGGGTCATACCGCCCTCTCCGATCTCCTGCACGAACTTCGATCCCGCGGTCCCGTCGCGTCCGGCCGGCACGTACACGGCCTGCAGGAATCGCAAGAACGGCACATCGCTCACCAGCGGGGCCAGATGGTAGACATCGATGCCGTTGGTGGCCGGTTCGAGTCCGATCATGGCGTGCACTTTGTCGGCGCCGCCGAGTTTGTTGATGTAGTAGAGCGGCACGATGCCGCCTTCGGAGTGTCCGACGATGTCGACCTTGTCGGCGCTGGTCGCCGCGAGCACCTGGTCGACGAAGACGGCCAGTTGACCCGCACCGCCGCGCATATTTCCGCTGCCCTGTATCGGAGAGTCCTGGGCACCACCGTAATTCAGGCCGAACACGCAATAGCCCGCCGCCTTCATTCGCGGCGAGAACATCGACCAATTGGCGTAAGCGTTGCTGAGCGCCCCGTGCATCAAAATCACCGGGTGCGGATGAGCGGCGTCCGGTCGGCAGGACCAATCATTCATACCTTCGGCAAACACCTCCGGGTGCTGATGTGAGTACACCAGTGCCTCGGGCCAGCTGTGCTGGACAGGACCAGCCGGTGGCGTCGACTCGATCGGCGCGGCCAGACAGGCGCCCGGGCCGATCGAGAAAATGGCTGCCGCCAGGCCCGCCGCGGTCGCGACGGCGAACCGAACCATGCTGTTCATAGTCGTACTCCTCGTGGTGGGGTTCGGTCCGGCCCGGTATCGGCCGCCCGATTCATGGCAGGTCAATCGTCGGCACCGACCCTGGGCTCGGCGGTGACCGGCGCGGCGACGTTCGTCGAATTGCCGCCGTTGCGCATTCGCAGGACGCCGCTCACGACCAGTGCGATGCCGATGATCAACAGCGCCAGGGGAATCCACAGCTCGAGCATGCTCAGTGTGCGGGCATGGCTCGTGGCGGTGTCGACCAAGTCGGCGACGCTGGCATCGGTCAGTGCTGCGTTGATGTCCAGTACCGGGAGCAGTGAGACGTGCCGGTCGCCGATGTCGATGGTGGCCAGGATCTGTTCGGACAGATTCGAATTCAGCGGAACACCCAGTGTCTTGTCGGCGAGTAGTTGAGCCTTGGTGGTAGCGGTGTAGACGAGCGGGACCATGTCCGGGAGACCGGGGAGCGCGGCGGTGACGGCCTGCTGGTCCGGTCCGTTCAGCAACGGCAGGACCTGGGTGACGAGTGATTTGGGCAGGGCTTTGGGCAGGGTTGCCAGCGTATTCGGATTCTCGACCGGGCCGGTGGCATTCACGCCGTAGTTGTAGGTGTCGCGGCCGGACACGGTGCCGGTTCCGGTGTAGGTCAGCGGGAATGTCTTCCGGGTGGTGGTGTCGTAGATGGTGTAATCGGCGGCGTCCGGGTGCAGCGGGAGGGTGAAGACGATGCCCGAGGTCGATTCGATGCCGGTGTTGCCGGGTTGTTCGGTGGCCTGCATGGTCGTGCGGTCGATGGCGAAGGTGTGCCTGTCCGGTGCGGCCGGCGCGCCGGGAACATTGAGGGTGACATCGTAATTCGTGGTGGCGATGTCGCCGCTGGTGCCGGTGACCCGGACATGACGGTCGATGGTGATCGGCACGTCCTTGGCGAGGGCGTGGGCGGTGTCGTTGGCGGCCAACGCTTTCGAGTTCAGTACAGTGGCGGTGCCGGCATAGTGGGCGGTGGTGTCGGTGTCGCCGGGCAGCTTGGTCAGCGCGGGTGCCGCGGCGAACCGGGTGACCGCGGCCGACGCGATCAGCACGATGCCCAATACGGCCAGCACGATCGACGATCTACGGAGTCGGTAACGCATTCTTCTCCTCGGGGATTTCTGGTGAACCTCGATCGACCGGTGGTCCGTATCGAGCCGGCGGGCGATGATCGGCGATGGCCACCGTGTTGTGGCACCGATTCCGGATCCCGCTTCCGCGATCATGCGGGGTGACCGCTGTCACAGCAACCAGCGATGGAACAGGAGCCGCCAACTCTGTGTGGGCGCACAATCAGCCGGTCCGCGATTGGGTCCACGCACACTTCCTGGACCAGTGTGGCCGGACTTCCGTGAACGATTGGTTCCTTCACGATGTATTGAGTACCTGGAGTGTTTAGCTATAACGTGATTTCTAGTTAGTAGTTGTTGACCTATGTAGCGAAGGTGGTGATGCCGGTGCGGCACGGCGATATCGCTGCCACACCCGCTCGGCAACTCGTCGGCCACGAGGGGAGCGCCGCTGCTCCGGCTGTCGCCCCGACCGGAGCGGGCGCAGCGGAATGCACGACGCCCGCGGTACTTCGCGCTGCGGCTCGGGCGCTGCTGGGAAATACCGCTGAGCTTGCTGTGGACGCCTGTGCCCACCTGCGATCGGAGCCCGCGCGCTACGGGTTGTCGGTCATCGCGCTGACCGATCTACTGGCGGCAGTGCACATCGGCGTCGAGGCGTGTGCGCGATCGCTCGCCGAGCCCGAGCGCCTGGCCGACTCCGGCGCGTTCGCCTGGAATGTCGGTGCCGGGTGCGCTGAAAGTTGTGTTCCCGCAGAAGGATTGATACGCGCATATCGCGCCGTGGCCGCGGTGTTCTGGGATCGGCTCGTGGACGCCCTGCCCACCGACGATCTGCCTCGAGGTCGGGAGATGGCGCGTTGCGCCAACGACTTCTGGCGCCACGTCGATCGAGACATCGGTTTGCTGGTCGAGTCGTATCGACGGACAGCTACGGTGCACCGGGCTCGCCACGTGCAGCCACTACTGCGTCTGCTGTTGCGCGGCAATGTCGAGGGGCTCGATGTGTCCGCTGCCGCGATCGGGCTGGACGCGCCGATCCGGGGGCGCTACGCCGTAGCGAGTCTGCGGATGGTTCCGGTCTCGGCGTTGGTGGCACGGGAACAGATCGACGATCTGACTGTCTTTCGGACCGTGAATCATGACGGTGGAGTGACTGTCGTCGCCTTACTGGGCGAACGGACACTTGCGCACTTCGGTGCGGTCATCGCGCGCGCTCATCCAGGTGTCAGCGGCGGTATCGGCCCGGTCGTCGGTGGTCTGTCGGAGCTCGGGCGGGCGCGTGAACTGGCCGACCTCGCGCTCGAGTCGGTCGCCGATCGAACCGAGGTAGTCGTGCTGGCGGACCGGATGTGCCTCGCGTTGTTGCTGGCCCGCCGCGATCTCGCCACCGAACATGTGGCATGCGTCTTCGGTCGAGTGGTCGAGTTGGACGGCGGGGACCGCAAGTCGCTGCTCGACACATTCGGCACGTGGGTATCCTGCGGTGGTTCAGCGGTGCGGGCGGCGGAAGTGCTGTTCTGCCACCCGAATACGGTCTCGAATCGGTTGCGCCGGTTGGAGAGATTGACCGGCAAGCATCTGGACCGGCCGCGAGATCTTGCTGAACTCGTTCTCGCCCTGGACGCCTATCTGTTGCTCGCCAGGGATGATCACCGATAGTGCAGGACGGCGTGGCCCAATTGGTACAGGTCGTCATCGAGGTGCGGGCGCCGACCGAGGCTGCGGGATCGGACCGATTCCGATACCAGTCCGACGAGCGCGACGACCAGGACGTTCGATTCCGGTGCGGAAAGGTCAGGGCGGCAACTCGAAAGACAGTGCGTCCACTCCTCGGTGAACAACTTCATCGTCTTCCGGCGCTGGAGCAGCGCCTCGGGGCCGAGATAGTGTGCCTCGGTCGTGCGGACCGCGATGAGGTCGTCGATTGCCACGGCCAGGGATGTGTATGAGCGCAGTAGTTTGTCCAACGCCTCCTCGGCCGAGGAAGCGTCGGCCAACGCGTCGCCCATGGCGCTGACGATGCGATCCCCGGAACGCAGGATCGCGGTTTCCAGAATGTCTTCCTTGTTCTTGAAATGGCGGTACGGTGCGGCCGCGGTGATTCCCACGGCCTCGGCGATCTCTGCCATGGAGACTCCGCGGAACCCGCGCTCGCGAAACAGCGAGATCGCGGTTTGCAGAATCAGTTCCCGGCGTGAAGCGCGCTCCCAGGTTCCACGCGAGGTCGGGTTGTCGGTGCTGGGCGGGGTCGATCGCATCCGGGCCGACAACATGCCGGTGACCATCTTGCATACGAGCTCGATGAGTCTGGGCCGTGTTACCGGGACCTTCGCGCGGTCGGCGCCGATCAGCAGGCCGCTGCCGGCGCGCACGTAGAGCCCGGCGTCCTGCGGGTCGATGTGGGGGTATGCGGCGACGATGACCGGCACCCACGCATCGCGCAACGCGACGAAGCGTTCCTCGATCTGCGCGAGCCGATCCGGCCCCAGGTGCCACAGGTGCCGGATGCAGACGGTCAGTTCCGCGGTTCTGTCGAGTGCGTATTCGACAACGGCGTGAGTGAGCCGATCCTGCTCCGGCGGGCCGGATTCGGTCATTGCCTGGTCGGTGGTGGTTCGGAGGCCGTCGAGAAAGTCGAGGCCGATCTGCGCGAGGATCGCTTCTTTTCCGGAGAAATGCCGGTAGAGCGCGGGGCCGCTGATGCCGAGGTCCGCGCCCAGGTCGTCGATGCTGACGCCGGTGTAGCCGCGTTCCTGGAACAGCCTCGCCGAGCGCAGGAGGATTTCCTCCCGTCGCTGTGCGCTGGTCTTGCGTACGCGGCCGGGGCGCGCCGCGGCTGTGCCGGTACGGGGCGGGCTCATCTACCGACTCTCCTTTGATAACGACCCTTCATGTAGGAGTCTAGCTGCCATCGACTCGAAGCATGCCGAACGACCACCGTTAGTTAACGACTATTGACTTCTCGCCGGGGGTGGTCTTAATGTCCTCGCTATGCCAGCGATCACATATTCGGTAGCGGATCGTGTTGCGACCATTACCTTGAACCGACCTGCTGCCAGAAACGCCTTCACGCTCGACATGGTTGATGCGTGGGCGGGTTACGTCGAGACCGCGCGGACCGATCCGGGTGTCGGCGCGCTGGTTCTCACTGGCGAAGGCGAGGCGTTCTGTGCCGGGGGCGATCTGGGGCTCATCGCGGATATGGACACATCGCCGTTGATCGGTAAACAAGTACTCACCGATCACATCCATCGCGTTGCCTACGCGATGGAGGCCATGGACAAGCCGACCATCGCGGCGATCAACGGCGTCGCTGTCGGAGCGGGCATGGATATGGCACTCATGTGCGATATGCGATTCATGGCGCGCGGTGCGCGGATGAGTGAGGGGTATATCCGGCTGGGTCTGGTGCCCGGAGATGGCGGTGCCTATTATCTGCCGCGCATCGTTGGTGTGGCGAAAGCCTTGGAACTATTGCTGACCGGCGATTCCATCGACGCGGACGAGGCGCTGCGGATCGGGTTGGTCAGCAGAGTCACCGACGACGACGCCGTGCTGACGGAGGCACATGCCTTTGCCGCGCGCCTCGCCGCCGGGCCGCCCCTGGCCACTCGGATGATAAAGCGCAGCGTGTACCGGGGCCTGTCCAACGACTTACGGACCAGCCTGGATCTGATCTCTTCCCACATGGGCCTCGTCGCCACCAGCGATGACGCCCGCGAGGCGCTGGCAGCCATGCGCGACGAGCGCACCCCCCACTTTCACGGCCACTAGGTCGGTAACGGATACGAAAAGGACGAAAAAATGAGTGGAATCAACGACGGCCGGGTTGTCGTCATCACCGGCGCCGGACGGGGCATCGGCCGCGAATACGCGCTCGAGTTCGCCCGCGAGGGCGCGAAGATCGTCGTCAACGACCTCGGCGCCGAGCCGGACGGACGGGGTGCGTCACGCGGGCCCGCCGACGAGGTGGTCGAGGAGATCAAGGCGCTCGGCGGCGAGGCCATCGCCAACGGCGACGACGTGTCCAGCGAAGAAGGCGCGCAGCGGCTCATCCGGACAGCCATCGACACATTCGGGGCCCTCGACGTGCTTGTGAACAATGCCGGCATTCTGCGTGACAGGATGATCGCCAGCATGAGTGTGCAGGACTGGGACGACGTGATCCGGGTGCATCTGCGCGGCACCTTCCTGCCGACCACATTCGCGGTCGATTACTGGCGGGCCGAATCCAAGGCCGGCCGTACCCGCGATGCGCGCCTGATCAACACCAGCTCGTCGAGCGGGCTGTTCGGCAACGTCGGGCAGGCCAATTACGGTGCGGCGAAAGCAGGTATCGCCAATTTCACCATCATCGCGTCGAAGGAACTCGCCCGCTACGGCGTGACCGCGAACGCGATCTACCCCGGCGCGGTCTCCCGGCTGACGGCGGGTGTCATCCCGGGCGCGGGCGACGGCCCGCACCCGATGGACGCGCACTACATCGCGCCGGTCGTGGCATGGCTGGGCAGCCCGGAGTCGCAGGAGGTGACCGGCCGGGTGATCGGGCTGCGTGGAAGCCGGATCACCGTGGCCGAAGGCTGGATCGACGGCCCGAGTATCGAACAGGACGCTCGTTGGGTCACGGCCGAACTCGGTCCGGTGATGAAGGATCTCGTAGCCAAGGCGAGGGCCAACGTCGATTTCACCGCGGGACAGTCGGCGCAGAAATAGGAAGGGGCGCGACATGAGTATGAACCTGGGCGCGATCGGCGCCGACAACGGCTTCGGCGAGGTCACCTGGACCCACCGCGACGCGATCCTCTACGCGCTCGGTGTCGGTGCGGGACAAGCAGATCCGCTCGCCGAACTGCAGTACACCACCGAGAACTCCGAGGGGGTCACCCAGCAGATGCTGCCGGTCTTCGGCGTCGTACTCGGTATGACCTACGGCAAGCGGCCGAATCTCGGTGACTACCACCTGTCGAAGGTGTTGCACGGTGAGCAGTCCTTCACCGTGCACACACCACTGCCGGTGGCGGGCAGCGCCAAGGTCGCCACCGTGGTCACCGGCATCTATGACAAAGGGAAGAGCGCGCTCGCCGTCATGGAGACCACGGTCGCCGACGCCGCCACCGATCAGGCCTGGCTGACCTCTCGGACCAGCCTGTTCATCCGCGGGGAAGGCGGCTTCGGCGGCGAGCCGCAGCCGCCGGCGGACTGGCAGGCGCCCGGGCGCCCGGCCGATATCGAGGTCTCCGCGCAGATCCGGACGGATCAGACACTGCTGTACCGGCTTTCCGGTGATCGCAACCCGTTGCACTCGGATCCGAAATTCGCCGCCAAGGCCGGATTCCCGCGCCCGATCCTGCACGGCATGTGCACCTACGGCGTCACCGGCCGCCTGCTCGTCAACGCGCTCTGCGACGGTGACACGACCCGCGTGAAAGGTATGGACGGGAGGTTCAGCAAGCCGGTCATGCCCGGTGCCGAACTCACCGTCTCGATCTGGAAAGACAACGGCAAGGCGCTGTTCCAGACCCGGACAGCCGAGGGAGATGTCGTGCTCGATCGCGGTACCTTCGACTACGAGGCGGTGTGATGTCGGGCAGGGGAGCGAACTGATGTCCGGCCCGCTGGGTGGGGTGAAGATTGTCGAATCGGCCGGGATCGGGCCGGGACCGTTCGGCGGCATGCTGTTCGCCGATATGGGCGCCGAGGTTTTGCGCGTCGAGCGTGTGGGTGCGTCACACGACACCTGGAATGTCGCGGCACGCGGCGGCGTGGCCCGGCCTGGGCGCGACAGCGCCGCGATCCTGACCGAACTCGGTTACACCACCGCAGAAATCAGCGAACTCACGACCTCGGGAGTGATCGGCCAATGAATGAACGGACCTTCTGGGGGATCGGCGCATCGGATCCCGATCGTCCGGCTGTTGTCGAAGATGGCGGCGGCACAACGACTTACGGCGAGCTTGCTACGCTGGCCGATCGGCTGTCCAACGGGTTGCGCGCGATCGGCCTGGCTGCGGGCGACACGGTGGCCGTGCTGCTGTCGAACCGGGTCGAATTCCTCGCGCTGCAATTGGCCACGCACCAGATCGGTCTGGTCCTGGCACCGCTCAACCGTCATCTCACCGGGCACGAGGCAGGCTACGTACTCGGCGACTCCGGCGCTCGGGTGGTGGTCGCCGACGTGGCGAGTGCGCCGGCTGCACGGGAGGCCGCCGACC
The genomic region above belongs to Nocardia spumae and contains:
- a CDS encoding aldehyde dehydrogenase; this translates as MAKRTFIYEHLFIGGVWTPPEGCSSIDVVDPHSGDVVGRVPHATRADVDKAVAAARREFDSGTWPRLPLRERLSVLDRLGELLKSRVPEFAELISRENGSPISWSGPAQATLPAAVYGLTAQVARSFPFEQRRPGTRCEVVVRREPVGVVAAVVPWNAPAFVTSLKLAPALAAGCTVVLKPSPETPLDANLLAEVAVEAGLPPGVLSVLPADREVSEYLVSHPGVDKVSFTGSVVAGKRVMEAAAGNLTRVTLELGGKSAAVILDDADMDAAISTITRASWALNNGQACVALTRVLAPASRYDDIAARLTDAVNALTVGDPLDPATQVGPLVSRRQQRRSLDYIDIGRSEGAALLAGGAVPAGLEQGCYVAPTLFGDVDNSMRIARDEIFGPIVCLLRYDGEDQAVRIANDSEFGLSGAVFAGEVERGIDIARRIRTGTLTVNGFTTELTAPFGGFKNSGIGREMGDEGLRSFLEAKTIAIQ
- a CDS encoding NDMA-dependent alcohol dehydrogenase — translated: MKTKGALILGPGRDWEIAEFDLGDPIAGEVQVRLAAAGLCHSDDHLRTGDQPPPFYPVLGGHEGAGIVTKVGANVTGLREGDHVVLSFIAACGRCRACARGRQHLCDRGASIGTGRSIADGTYRAATRSGHPIHPMTLLGAFAPYVTVHQDSVIKIEDDIPLDRAVLVSCGVCTGWGSAVHAGGTQPGDAVVVIGCGGIGMNAIQGAAMAGARFVFAIDPVAFKREQALKFGATHVFSSLDEAASHIQDLTWGALADVVVLAVGVLEPEMIQSALSVTAKGGTVAVTAVGPAGVDAAAMSLIQLTALEKRVQGVMFGGASPRAQVPKLLNLYRNGALKLDELVTRTYRLEDITVGYRDMLEGRNIRGIIEFTDSDY
- a CDS encoding CaiB/BaiF CoA transferase family protein translates to MKNSKQGPLSGITVLELGGIGPGPFAAMVLADMGATVIRVVRDRGWSRHPVLNRGRISVEIDLKNPDGVAAVGRIAEHCDVIIEGFRPGVAERLGLGPDDLLAINPRLVYGRMTGWGQDGPWAWAPGHDINYLSLTGGLHAIGPKDGDPVPPLNLVSDFGGGGMLLAYGVACALISAGVTGKGQVVDAAMVDGTSVLLAMTHGFMADGSWCDERESNMLDGAAPFYRTYRCADGKHMAVGCVEPQFYRELLRVLDLAGEPLFDAQHDKELWFEQGERIATVFATKPRGEWEVIFADTQACTTPVLSLREAAQHPHMTARGTLAVHDGIVQPMPAPRFSETPPAAPAPQSGELADIVATLRDIGLAGDEVASFFADGVLCAPPAAR
- a CDS encoding esterase/lipase family protein; the protein is MNSMVRFAVATAAGLAAAIFSIGPGACLAAPIESTPPAGPVQHSWPEALVYSHQHPEVFAEGMNDWSCRPDAAHPHPVILMHGALSNAYANWSMFSPRMKAAGYCVFGLNYGGAQDSPIQGSGNMRGGAGQLAVFVDQVLAATSADKVDIVGHSEGGIVPLYYINKLGGADKVHAMIGLEPATNGIDVYHLAPLVSDVPFLRFLQAVYVPAGRDGTAGSKFVQEIGEGGMTRPQVHYTTIISRSDLVITVPEAQLPPAPNVTNVVTQDVCPKSGTTHTGAIYDEISLRLVLNALDPSTSATPPCDFVAPPV
- a CDS encoding porin PorA family protein, whose protein sequence is MRYRLRRSSIVLAVLGIVLIASAAVTRFAAAPALTKLPGDTDTTAHYAGTATVLNSKALAANDTAHALAKDVPITIDRHVRVTGTSGDIATTNYDVTLNVPGAPAAPDRHTFAIDRTTMQATEQPGNTGIESTSGIVFTLPLHPDAADYTIYDTTTRKTFPLTYTGTGTVSGRDTYNYGVNATGPVENPNTLATLPKALPKSLVTQVLPLLNGPDQQAVTAALPGLPDMVPLVYTATTKAQLLADKTLGVPLNSNLSEQILATIDIGDRHVSLLPVLDINAALTDASVADLVDTATSHARTLSMLELWIPLALLIIGIALVVSGVLRMRNGGNSTNVAAPVTAEPRVGADD
- a CDS encoding PucR family transcriptional regulator; the protein is MLTYVAKVVMPVRHGDIAATPARQLVGHEGSAAAPAVAPTGAGAAECTTPAVLRAAARALLGNTAELAVDACAHLRSEPARYGLSVIALTDLLAAVHIGVEACARSLAEPERLADSGAFAWNVGAGCAESCVPAEGLIRAYRAVAAVFWDRLVDALPTDDLPRGREMARCANDFWRHVDRDIGLLVESYRRTATVHRARHVQPLLRLLLRGNVEGLDVSAAAIGLDAPIRGRYAVASLRMVPVSALVAREQIDDLTVFRTVNHDGGVTVVALLGERTLAHFGAVIARAHPGVSGGIGPVVGGLSELGRARELADLALESVADRTEVVVLADRMCLALLLARRDLATEHVACVFGRVVELDGGDRKSLLDTFGTWVSCGGSAVRAAEVLFCHPNTVSNRLRRLERLTGKHLDRPRDLAELVLALDAYLLLARDDHR
- a CDS encoding TetR/AcrR family transcriptional regulator, which produces MSPPRTGTAAARPGRVRKTSAQRREEILLRSARLFQERGYTGVSIDDLGADLGISGPALYRHFSGKEAILAQIGLDFLDGLRTTTDQAMTESGPPEQDRLTHAVVEYALDRTAELTVCIRHLWHLGPDRLAQIEERFVALRDAWVPVIVAAYPHIDPQDAGLYVRAGSGLLIGADRAKVPVTRPRLIELVCKMVTGMLSARMRSTPPSTDNPTSRGTWERASRRELILQTAISLFRERGFRGVSMAEIAEAVGITAAAPYRHFKNKEDILETAILRSGDRIVSAMGDALADASSAEEALDKLLRSYTSLAVAIDDLIAVRTTEAHYLGPEALLQRRKTMKLFTEEWTHCLSSCRPDLSAPESNVLVVALVGLVSESVRSRSLGRRPHLDDDLYQLGHAVLHYR
- a CDS encoding enoyl-CoA hydratase/isomerase family protein; this translates as MPAITYSVADRVATITLNRPAARNAFTLDMVDAWAGYVETARTDPGVGALVLTGEGEAFCAGGDLGLIADMDTSPLIGKQVLTDHIHRVAYAMEAMDKPTIAAINGVAVGAGMDMALMCDMRFMARGARMSEGYIRLGLVPGDGGAYYLPRIVGVAKALELLLTGDSIDADEALRIGLVSRVTDDDAVLTEAHAFAARLAAGPPLATRMIKRSVYRGLSNDLRTSLDLISSHMGLVATSDDAREALAAMRDERTPHFHGH